Within Ascaphus truei isolate aAscTru1 unplaced genomic scaffold, aAscTru1.hap1 HAP1_SCAFFOLD_708, whole genome shotgun sequence, the genomic segment gcgaggggtgcggccctgtaacatacccagactccacaaaatgggataccagcccaacagaaatactgcatctggaattctgcaaaacaccttctccaagtacacaggagtacatcaaacaatgcatgccgggctgagctgggccgctttcctctactgctcactggacagaagagagcactgacatgctgggcccacctaaacaccagccatccacagtcttactgctacagagcaatgagaagccaggacctcctcactaaactcTGTGCCATCAaataacttgtcctctcactccaaggacaaaaccccacacagatcaacaacctgccgaaaaaataaatcaactcaatcgccaacgaaatgaagaagcggTATGTGACTAGGTGGGACAATGaaatccagcgctcaaagaagctggaaacctaccacagcctacagagagaatacactctggcaccctacctactgaaggtaaaagacccaaagcagagacagaccctgggccagtacagaataagtgcccacagcctagaaatagaaacaggcagacacagacagaactggaagccgcgggagatgagactgtgccaaagatgtgagctaggagaggtagaagatgaaatacacgtcctgttgcgttgcacacaatactctgaaatgaggagtgcccacctagagaaactcactgcacttatccagaactttaataatatagaggagaaccaaaaaatagcgatcctcctgggagaagatgaaaccacagcagaactggctgcacactatgtcagcacctgccacaggctgagagacatccactaacccccacatccctgtgtgaaactgttacccatataccgtgcaaccattataccctaccccctagtattcatgtaatcattgtcccccaccccctattattcacgcgagggcaagacagagggcgagacttcaacttacacacacacacacacactctctcccacacacacacactcactcccccacttacacacacactcccccacttacacacacacacacacactcccccacttacacacacacacacacacacacacacacacacacacacacacacacacaccactctggtatgctgcatctccctcctcacacacaaccacactctctctctgccacttacacacacacagacaccaaacCCCTCCCCTACGCGAGAGCGAGTGTCCGCCCTCTCaaattcctccctctccctcttatcagcggtgccgacaggagatgaaatacagcagtgaccggggggatgctcttatgtctgaagccggctcactggagtggtatgctgcatctccctctccccccccctctcttacctgcCATGAGAGTGAGGAAATCCAGCCTGGGGGGCTCCCACCGTCCGCCTCGCCCGCGATACACACGGAAGCAGAAGCAACACGAGCAGCACTTCCTCCAGCCACACAGCGCCGCTCCACAGACACATCCAGCTAAAGCCACAATCTCCAGGCCTCTCTGCGCCTCTGGTCCCGGCAGTTGCTAGGAGATCCTTAGTGGGGGAGGGCGTGCCTGTATGCGCCTGCGTTGGTGTGTGGTGTAGCGTCACTGCAGTGCCTCCAAGGGATGTCTTCGGCTGGGCTATCCTTACGGCGTCCCGCGTTGCTAGGTGACCCGCTTGATCGTGTCCCGGCATCCTGAAATGAGCCACAGCACAGCAACGGCACTCTACAGGGGGTTAAATGCACTCCTCCGGGCGATCGGGGGTtgcatttgtcgaacactggccatAATCATGTGTGTGCATGGTCCTTCTCAGCTTCAAACACTCTCCGGATTGGACAGCTGATTAAAGAGACAATGCTGAATGGCCTAGCCGCCCCCTCTCCATGGTTTTGTATGAGAACTAAACCTATATAAGCCCAGAAAGACTTCCAGAGATTCAGAGAAACTCTGCGTCCGGTGGAACCGTTTGTTGACTGTTTTGAAGCAACATGCTCCAGCTGCTGGAGGTCCTCACCCAAACCTTTCTGAGTTCCAGAGGCCTCACAGTCTGCAAGAACTTATCCACAGGATAAGCAAGCTTAAGCGACATCATGAACTCTAGTAAGAGTTTATGTTCTATGTTTTCCCCTTTTAATTTCTATTGGGCTAGGCCTGTACTATTACCTTGTCCCCCTAGTATCCCTAGAAATGGTGTGATCTGCATCCGGGTCATGACAATGCATATGCAGAAAACACGTCCCCATCAAGCTCTTGAAATATCCACAACTGGGTGTCGTCTCTCAGACAGAGGTAAATAAGGTttatgtgcaatgcagcaagtaaAGTGTGGCATAGATTTCCATATCCCAGTGGTCAGCCAACTATGTTACAGATGCACATCATACACAGATACAGTTGTATTGAGGCATACTCACAGACACCATGCAATGCCGATTTGGCAACCAATTGTTTCCTGTCTGCCGAGAGCTGCTGACCCCTATTTGTAGTAGCACTGGTAATGCTTGTTGACTTCCACAATGGAGGTTGAGTATTGCCGGTAGACCGTGTAATCTTCAGCAGCACACCTTCAATTATAAATGCCATTTATAATGAATGTGTTATATTACATACAAGCTTCATTACCCTGTCAGAGAGACGACAATACGTCCAAGGGGTATGGACATTCCAAGAGCTTGATCACAACTGTTATAATGCAGACAAATACTTTTTGAACTCAGAACAGCTCAAGATACTTCAACAAGTGGGGCATATTACATGACATCGAAAGTCCCCTATGGCCTATTATGGAGACTGAACCAAAACAACATTGTAATTGTGCATTAGGTGAGACTTATATTTGTTTGTTGAAGGGCATTCAGGGAGACATACTTCCAATTATACCACTATCCTGCTTATTATTGTAGTTTCTATGCACCTcctatagtttttttttagatttctgaGGCATGAAGAAGTGTGGTAACTTTGCAACATAATCCTACATTTCCTATAAGGATATGTAATGATAGCTCAAACTTTTCATAACTGTGCATTGTACCATAATTTACCACATCATTGTTTTAGCATAGCACAATTATCGCCAGTGTAtattcctctcccctgtgccttATTCTGTCTGGTGTAATTGCTAATTTCCTATTATAAGACAATGATTAAAAGATGGGCCAATGGGGAtcatattaataaaggttaaCCCATTGTCCCTACCTATCTTAAGGGATCCTCAGGGGGTTAACCCAGTATCCCAGAGAATAATGTGATTGGGTTTATGTACCTCCCTGATTAGAATGAGTATGTTTTGCTGCTGCCCATGTGTGCAGGGCTGGTAATCACTCAGCGAgcctgcacacacagagatagggtcCTGCTATCAGGAATGTGGGTGGGgaagtgccccagccattgttaGGAGTGGGGAGGAGCGCTGACTCAGGTCTGGGGAACAATGTCTCACCGAGTGGCGCTATTGTTCAGTCCAGATTCTGAGGCGCCTATCTCTGAGGGATATATTGGGTTGTCTTGGGGAACCGTTGCTGGGTATAAGCCCCGTAGGTACAATTTCTACttgtcagtttgaatttcccacaccTCTTCAAACCCACCTCTGTGGGGTGTCTTAGGGGCACAGTCACCTCCTGTGTCCCGGATTGGCTAATCAGACGAGCCTCTGCTCGGTGATTAGTCAGCACCCCGTCTTCCATGCTTTGCTATTAAGACAGGTAACCTATGTAAAGACAgaaagttactccctgcacttcaatcaatgggtagcaataaatggggaaataaatatacatagtgaaaactaaatctataagacaaaggagacttttggttacatccttttatcaaataatgccaagcttggtaaccaacgtcaaggtaagtctcaaaagcaggtccctatgctaaatgcatatacatgttctgtgaaatataccctgtaaAGAGCTGCCAATTTCTCATTACTATGCCATCCGAGGTTTGTGCCGGAGATAAACCAAAGTGAGGCGTATAAGTGGAGGCGAGCAGGCGATTTGAACTTGCTATAGTGCAAATATCATCCCTGGATTACTGCGCTACCCACAGCGGACGGAGCGTGGAAGCCTCCCGGGTCAGACTTGGAAGCGGCGCCTGGCACCTAGTTGAGAAAGGATTCCCTGTTTGGGTGAGTTTGTGCCTAAACTGTGGGTAGCGCCGTCTGTCGACCTtgttcaaaatgtgtgtgtgtgtgtgtgtgtgtgttcccgatgTTAAGTGtccttgtctcctgtgactgatatcacaacctgcaaatAATATTCACCTCCCCAGGACCAGCTGTGAGATGAGGGCCGGATCTTTTCCTGGGAGTGCGTCTGTTTCTCTCCTGGGCTTTGCATGCACAGTAGACCGTTGGCATCTCGTTTCTCAAGGTTACGATTCCTAGACAATGGAAAATTAAAtagaaacgtgttattgggagtttttaaaacccactattttggggtggggagggggagatattttgCACACCCACAGGTTCCTAGTTTATGGTTGTGCTACTCCCCAATGTTGCTGTGATTAAGGATAAACAGCTGCTATAAAAATAAGAGTTTTCTAAGAGGTTTCAAATACGATGTTATGTCAATGTTTCTCCATAAGAGGAAACATTGaggaattcaaaataaaatgtaatatataaataaaaataaatataaataaaaaggcaAAACCTACATCTCAGATAACAGATTTGTATAATGAGTCCATTCACTTCTCCATCTCACCATTATGTGTCTGTAGTGACGATGATGGGATAAGCTGCCTAACCAGGATCACCTTACAGTGGGGGATTTGTGGAGACTAATTAGCAGAGAAATCATTATCCTCCTGACAATGATGGATGACATTAAACTATAAGGTCACATAGAAAGCTATCACAGAGCCcttaccccacctcctcccaccccctccgcaCAGCGCTAGGTACATGGCCGCCGCTGCTTCTCCTCTTGCTCCTCCGTCTTATTACATGAACCACATTCACCCACCGTGCAGCCTCCGAACTAAAGCCCGGTGCGCGGGGGATCACGGGAGATGTAGTTCCGGGGAAGTGAAGCTGGGAGTCAGGGACATGCATAGTAATGTATTGCAATGGAGACCTTACTGCGTATGCCCATTATCAAGAGTCTCGGTCACCATAGAGATGATAGATGATGCACTCGGCGGCCATGATTACTTTGGGCAGATCCCATTGAGTGTAATGATAACTAAGGGCAGAGGAATGAGGCAACCAaactgtgcaaaaaaatgtgactGGAATAACATGGGATCTTTGAATGAATATTACGGAGCTTGGATTTAGAATAGAGACAGTAATTGAATAGATGTAAAAATGTCACAAGTGATGTTGGGATAGTGAAGGAACAGCCCAAGTGTTTCTTATTAATGCGAGTGATACATTTGTGTTTTGCTGCCTTTCTCCCTCTATAGATGTTATGGGGAATGTGGCATCTCTGGCAGTCTCAGCACCTGTACATGTGTTTTGCTCAGTTATCATTTTGCAAATTCAGGATTTTACTCAATGTTTTTCATTACATTATGGGCTATTCAAGGGATTAAACCTAAATGTATCAAGAATTATGCAGCAATGTCAGAGTCCTATTGATTTGGACTTAATTCACACCAATTCTATTAAGGGAAGCCACACAACGTGCAGTGTGTCACAGAACTATCTGGGGGTGAAACCTGATTCAGATCACGTGAGAAATCCAGGTCTCCGGGATACACGTTAGTACCAAAGCAATACCGCCaccgtgtggtctgtgtgtgaatGGCAGATATTAAATCCTTTGGCCCTTTTTACCTTCTCTGTATatttgtgttgcttttttttttgtgtggttttaggattaaaaaaaacaggacGTGATAAATATTTGCGATTTAGAGTTCTGACAAGTTATCACAAAACCACATCAACTGCTACTGAAATCTGAGGAAACACATGTTGCTCAGCCTTGTTTTTATactaaaaaggtgcaatccctgatAACAGATTGAACAAGGTGACAATAGAAGCCTTTAATGTAACACCTCCCAGCCTATTTAATGCAGATTTGACCGATTTCTAAATTAATGTCCAACCCAACAGGACAATGAGAAATATCACTTGTTATATTTATgtaaatggaataaaaaatgtGCGACAAACTATAAAAGGCCAATTTTGATAATGCAAATGCATGTGCTCGTATCTAACGCATGTGGCAAACACGGATTGCATGGTTTGTTACTAATCCCAAACTGCACTAGGATTTTCCCCCGATCAGATGCGTTATAtaccatgcgggtgtgagggcatCATTTCATGCACACTTATTCTGACACGTGCACATATAATCTGTATTTTAGTGAGGCTCAAAAAAAGTAAATGAGGGAAAATAatcgcaggttattaaccccaaaTCCTACTTCCCGAGCACGAACCACATTACTAACACAGCAGCGCCACCCTGTGGGATGTGTGTGACCTGCAGATTATCTGAAGGGGATTCTCGGCGATTGTCACTTTGTCTGCGGTTCTCCCGCCTCTTactaacaaaacaacacaagtgCAGCAAACACGTGGCTGGGTAGGAAGCCAGAAAGAgctaaaaatacatcacataagatactttataatatataatagctACAAAAGCAAATAACTGAGAAAGTGCAATGTATAATAGAACACTTCCCTTTTATCCCGAGCACAGATGACATATGAGCATATCTCTTATAGTGATAAAGTGGGTGGCTCTtagaagagcctttgtgtttgtgGGTCAGTGATGAGATCGGGGTTACTTGGCACTGGTGTACTTGGTGACCGCCTTGGTGCCCTCGGACACGGCGTGCTTGGCCAGCTCTCCCGGCAGCAGCAGGCGCACAGCGGTCTGGATCTCCCGGGAAGTGATGGTCGAGCGCTTGTTGTAATGAGCCAGACGGGACGATTCCCCTGCGATGCGCTCGAAGATAtcattcacaaaggagttcatGATGCCCATGGCCTTGGAGGAGATGCCGGTGTCAGGGTGAACCTGCTTCAGCACTTTGTACACGTAGATCGCGTAACTTTCCTTCCTGCTCTTCCTACGCttcttcccatccttcttctGGGTCTTGGTCACGGCTTTCTTAGAGCCCTTCTTGGCCGCTGGCGCAGACTTGGCTGGTTCAGGCATGTCGGGCGATGCTTCTTCTCCAAACAGCAGAGAAACAATGTCACCTAAACCCCCAGCAGCTCTATTTATAGGAGTCCTATGCAAACTAGCAGCCCCAGCATTCTGTTCGTCTATTGGCTGACTTTATCATGTGACCGTTTATGACATCATCAGTTTTCTTTCAAATTAGATGATTGGTGGTTACAGGATTATGGAACTGATTGGCTGTTTTCAAAACTGACCAATCACAGAGGAGTTCAGCTGCTGTCTGAGTGTATAAATAAGGGCACAGGGGGCGGGGTTTGTCACTTCTCCTGTTACCTGAGCTGCTGTCTGAGTGATACACGATGTCTGGAAGAGGCAAACAAGGCGGGAAAACTCGCGCTAAGGCCAAGACTCGCTCATCTCGGGCTGGGCTGCAGTTCCCAGTCGGCCGTGTGCACAGGCTGCTTCGGAAGGGAAATTATGCTCAGCGTGTGGGGGCCGGAGCCCCGGTCTATTTGGCCGCAGTGCTGGAGTATCTGACCGCTGAGATCCTGGAGTTGGCCGGTAACGCCGCCCGGGACAATAAGAAGTCCCGCATCATCCCCCGGCACCTGCAGCTCGCTGTGCGGAACGACGAGGAGCTGAACAGGCTGCTCGGAGGGGTCACCATCGCTCAGGGGGGTGTCCTGCCCAACATCCAGGCCGTGCTACTGCCCAAGAAAACCGAGAGCCACAAGCCGGCCAAGAGCAGCAAGTGAGCTTCACCCCCGAGACCAGGAGCAGAGATCCCCACATAcccaacacaaaggctcttttcagaGCCACCCACAGCATCAAAAAAGCGTTATAGTATTTCACATTTCCTGCAGgacatgtttttattatatttctatCTCCATTCTAAGTCACTTTAATTGTTTATGATAATAGTTCTCTTCATTTGTAAAGTAATGTATAATTAAGTCCATGTATGTGGAGGTGTCAGTTCTGTCATTAGAAACAGTACTGCGTTTGATACGACACTGCAGAAAGCAAATCAATATTTAATAccataaaggcacctactgtatatataacttggGGGTGAACTTTAATTACCGACATAATGATTTTAAGGAAAAAATCCCATAAAATTGATGAACTGATTAAAGTGCATTTAGTTTGCTGGAACCATAACTATaaagctaaacaaaaaaaaactgtttctAGTTCATccctaaataaattaaaacaaagtaGTGTAGCATGGCTAATACACTATAAAGTAGTGTTTGTTTCTGTTTGTGATTATACAAAAGGCGCAACGTATTGGTATTAGGAGTCTATTCTTGAAACAATTTACCACACGGTGGCGCTGTTGGATTAGAAATCGGTATCTTCATTACTTGCTTGTAAAGGCTAAAACCTGTTTTTATATCGGACACAAATTCGCAAGCCATGAAGGTTTATTAtactgaaaatgtatataatgtatcattAAAGACAAGTGAGTAACATTGATGCaagaacaatttaaaaaaataattttattcaacCAACGTTGTTTACAGATTGCCCTCGAACATGCAAAATCAagtcataatataattaatgttgacatgttagaaaataaaatagcatAATGGTATAGAAAAATTCAATAACCAAAAGGCAGAACACATAATTACAGCATCTGGTCTTCGAAATAAACAGCACAAGTTTTTTGGAGGTACAATTTATCAAATTAATTCCTTTATGAGCAAGAACAAtaatcagaatttttttttgtacCACTAATATACTCTGTGCTATAAACTAAAAATTACAGAACCTGTCCcttgtgtcatttttttttctttttttttttaaatctgaggaACAGCAATGTCAAGTACGGTCCATCTGTGAGCATGTGGCCCATATACTCTGTCACGGActgcacacaagtgagcatgtgatatgcaaccagggttaatacacacggctactctagccaactcacctttctcctgcacaaggtactttcaatatgtttatattaacccattactcaattgcaatcccaTCTATGTGCGTACATCACTGGATAATTTaggcaaaatatgtaattatttaccagagtctcaggtccctgttcattatagaaaaaaaaaatgtgcacttaacacacaatcagttgtagCTAAATGTAGCAGCAATGAaaatactctctacaaagcgtgcaccAGTTTATTCTGAGCCCCAACACATTacgtattaaatgttttaatacccCCGTCCATGGTCAGTCCGGAGTCCCAGGGCTCTGTTCCCTGTATGGGAGCTGGCGGCACTCACAAGCCAATCGGATCTGGACTCAATGACCGGTTGGGCAGCGTGCTGCCACATGCCGTCTAAGCTCTGATCTGACAGCAAGGTATTGCGGAACTGCCGACTGTGCTCTGGCTCATTGGCCCTAGTCATACTGGCAGGGATAGGGTTGTCAGTTTGGTCAGGTTACACCCAGCTTACTTTACtggtctcctccaggacatccaagGGATGAACTCCAATGTCCGGGGAGTGATGGTTTCATTCTTGGGACCCTGAACAAACATAGTGTCAGAGGTGGCAAGGTCTCAAGTCTGACAGCAGGTCACAGCCACAATGGGAAATAAATTTGGCAAAGAGCCAAGGATAGCGTTGCACCACGAGCAGGAACAGATGAAGAGGGTGTGGTAAAAACATAGTTATTGGCAACCAGAGAAACACACTAACATGTTTCGCTCCCACAATAGGGCACACTCGACGGACACACTCTACCCCTATTAGTGGCACATAAAATTGCCCTAATCAGTTCCCAACAACATGTTGGTGTTATGGCCTGGGAGGTCTCTGCCATTACGGATGCTCTGGGCCATGCCCTAATCGATGAAAACACGGGCCACCTGCAGGGACTTAGGGGCACCATCGGACAGGTGGCAGATGCTCTGGCCCAAACATATCAGGTTTGACAAGAGTTATGACCGTGCCAGGGTCCAACTGGCTGGCCACCATCATAGTGCTGATGGTATAAGGGCACAAATATTTCAACCGCACAATGATCTGCTCTAGCCCAATGGTGGCTCCTCTTTGTGTTGCAGCACAGGCAGCAATCTCGGCAGCCTCGGAGACTGGGACCTGGGTTGCCTGGGTGATATGGTTGGTCACCTGCTATTGCTCGAGCATGGGAATGTGACTTACCCTGGCGTTTATATGAGGAGCTGGGTTGTGGTTCCCATCGCAGGTGGATCGGTTCAAAGTGCAGTGGGGCAATCCACCCTCGGGTGGCACGCCCTGTTGAAACCAAAGCATTGCCACTTATGGGTAAACTTGGTGGTCGGGTTCTGGAACTAGGGGGCACTGGGCAGCTCCACAAAGATGCATCGGACCTTGGGGTTTATGTGTGCCGAGGAGGTTGGTGGCCAGGAACTGGAACACTCGGTTGGGGTTGTTGCCAGAATAGGAGTCGAGCCGCCATGAACTCATCCGTAATCTTTGCAGTTTGCTGAGCCATTGATGGTTTGCCATCCATAATGCATTCACTCACCTCCGGGAAACGTTTGAGTACAAATTGCTCCTTCACGATTAGGTTAAGGAATACATTGAAGGTACTCACTGAACACACAGTTACTCACCTCTTTGCATGATGGGCTGACCGGGCCACAGAGTCAGTGTGCAAATCCTTGGACCCCTTGTGCATGGCATGAAACTGGGTCCAGTAAGTCTCGGGCGTGATCTCATACTGAGGCCAGAGCAGTGCTTTTACCACCTGGTAGTCACCAGCATCCTCCCAAACCATTGCTTGATAGGCTTCCATATCTTTCCCACGCAGCTTGGGGaagaagcctgtcacgggagaccagatttTTTAACACACTTCGCCAACTGGGGTCTGAGGGAGaagaatctagcctcaactaggtgcaggggacTGCTTCAGTAGATTTGCCCTGTACAGCTCCTTCTCAGTGCTATTGTCCCAATAGCACTATTTAAAATCCCGCCAGTTGCCTGTCCGATCAGCTTCAAAACGTGTCTGGTACTCTGATCGGCTTCTCCCCTTACATAGCTCTCGGGCTCCTATACTTTTCATGGAGCAGGGGCAACCAGCCAATCGGAGGACGTTGTCTTGTCCGGCTGTAcaaatcagaggagggggccggCTTAGTCACTCTTGACCGCCCCTCGAGTAGGGAGGGTCTAGCGagtgggaaatttgaaatagccaatgGAAATTGTGCCTATGGGACTCAGACCCGGCAACGGTTGAACTAGCCAGCCCCATACATCCCGCTGGGTAGGCACCTCAGCCTCTCAGGTGAAAAAAGTATTTGCACCAACGAGAACCATTTCCCCGGACCTGATTACCatcccttccctgctcaccaTTGTCCTCATACTCACACCGACCCCACCTTCTGTCACAAAGCAGCTTTTCTCCGAAATGCTAGCaaaacaaaaggcagtgctgGCTGCCTTACTAAATGTATGGGGAACATACTGTACTACTACAGGGCACAAAAGTGCCTTTTTTTTACCGATACAATCCCTGTTCCCAATTCCTACTGTTTTCCCCCTTCTAGAGATtacacagtgattagctcttttctggaagaggttacacaaaatacattatacacaggccAAACGAGCCTCACCGAGGTTGCTATTACACAaagttttggggtatccagccggGCTTCATCTTTATTATGTGAGGTAGGCTTCCCCATACCATCAAATATCCCCCTTTAAGATGAAGGCTCTGGGAAAGCTACCCCATCAGGTGTCTCTCCAAGGCTGAAGACCCTGGAAGTCCGTTTATCGGGGCTGGGATAATCATGCTGGGAATGACTATTGGCGTTGCTGTGCTCATTGCActtttttgtgttgaatggtaaaattAAACTCCTGGAGGTCACACCAACTTCCCATTTTCACCTTACACCCGCTGCAACAAGCTAAGGGGGTTGCGATCAGTGATCACAGTGAAAGGCTTCCCGTAAACATGACCTATAAGTTCTTGAGAACCCACACATTGTTGAGACCCTCTTTCTCGATTGTGGCATAGGTGAACTCCCAAGGCAACAGCTTGCAGCTTAGGTAGGTGAACGTATCCTCGCTGCA encodes:
- the LOC142486020 gene encoding histone H2B 1.1-like, giving the protein MPEPAKSAPAAKKGSKKAVTKTQKKDGKKRRKSRKESYAIYVYKVLKQVHPDTGISSKAMGIMNSFVNDIFERIAGESSRLAHYNKRSTITSREIQTAVRLLLPGELAKHAVSEGTKAVTKYTSAK
- the LOC142486015 gene encoding histone H2A type 1-like, which gives rise to MSGRGKQGGKTRAKAKTRSSRAGLQFPVGRVHRLLRKGNYAQRVGAGAPVYLAAVLEYLTAEILELAGNAARDNKKSRIIPRHLQLAVRNDEELNRLLGGVTIAQGGVLPNIQAVLLPKKTESHKPAKSSK